Genomic DNA from Suricata suricatta isolate VVHF042 unplaced genomic scaffold, meerkat_22Aug2017_6uvM2_HiC HiC_scaffold_23553, whole genome shotgun sequence:
GCTCAACGGGGCCTTCCTGGCCTTCGAGCGCCACCACGAGTTCCTGGCGCTGTGCATGCGTGACTTCGTGGCCCACTACAATGGCTGGGTCTGGGGCCACCAGGGCCCGCAGCTGCTCACGCGGGTCTTCAAGAGCTGGTGCTCCGTCCGCAGCCTGGGCGACAGCCAAGGCTGCCGCGGGGTCACCACCCTACCCTGTGAGGCCTTCTACCCCATCCCCTGGCAGAACTGGAGGCAGTACTTCAAGGACATCAGCCCCCAGGAGATGCACCGGCTGCTAAATGCCACCTACGCTGTGCACGTGTGGAACAAGTTGAGTCAGGGCACACACTTTGAGGCCACGTCCAGGGCACTGCTGGCCCAGCTCCACGCGCGCTACTGCCCAACGACGCATGAGGCCATGAAGATGTACTTGTGAGGGCCCTACtggtgcaccccacccccaccccaaccggGCATCCTGATAGAGAAGGGCTCCCGGCCATCATCCCCCACGGAGGCCAGTCGGGAAGGCCTGGGAGAGGAAGACCTGTGTAGCTGCTGCCCAGGGTTTGGGGCAGGctcagagg
This window encodes:
- the LOC115284850 gene encoding lactosylceramide 4-alpha-galactosyltransferase-like, coding for DLEALFRDTPLEAWYATRRRRWEPYLLPVLSDASRIALLWKFGGIYLDTDFIVLRNLQNLTNTLGTQSRYVLNGAFLAFERHHEFLALCMRDFVAHYNGWVWGHQGPQLLTRVFKSWCSVRSLGDSQGCRGVTTLPCEAFYPIPWQNWRQYFKDISPQEMHRLLNATYAVHVWNKLSQGTHFEATSRALLAQLHARYCPTTHEAMKMYL